The following are from one region of the Gammaproteobacteria bacterium genome:
- a CDS encoding UDP-glucose/GDP-mannose dehydrogenase family protein, which yields MKISIFGLGYVGTVSAGCLATDGHSVIGVDPNKTKVDLINQGVSPIVEKDIGEMVAAAVKNNVLRATLDVRDAVMNSDISLVCVGTPSQLNGNLDLSHVRKVCEQIGAALKEKSAFHVVVARSTMLPGSMRTIVIPALESYSGKKAGVDFGVCNNPEFLREGTAVFDYYNPPKTVIGESDTKAGELLMQLYEKMTAPLIRTAVETAEMVKYADNTWHAVKVAFANEIGNLCKAEGIDGHRVMEIFCQDTKLNLSPYYMKPGFAFGGSCLPKDVRALMYKGKSLDMDLPLINAILPSNQRQIEKGIKMIVEKGHRKIGILGFSFKAGTDDLRESPLVQVIEYLIGKGYELKLYDKNVNLAALTGANQDYILNHIPHISKLMASSLDEVLNFAQTIVIGNGAAEFRSVPAEIKPGQVVVDLVRIVPHSSGEGYDGICW from the coding sequence ATGAAGATAAGTATATTTGGTTTGGGATATGTGGGTACTGTTTCTGCTGGATGTTTAGCTACTGACGGACATTCCGTGATCGGGGTCGATCCTAATAAAACAAAAGTTGATTTGATCAATCAAGGTGTTTCACCGATTGTCGAGAAAGATATCGGGGAAATGGTCGCTGCAGCGGTTAAAAATAATGTACTGCGAGCAACCTTGGATGTGCGTGATGCAGTGATGAATTCAGATATTTCCCTGGTATGCGTGGGAACGCCTTCACAACTGAACGGTAATCTGGATTTGAGTCATGTTCGCAAGGTGTGTGAACAAATCGGTGCGGCGCTTAAAGAAAAAAGTGCTTTTCATGTCGTCGTCGCACGTAGTACGATGCTGCCGGGTTCCATGCGTACGATTGTGATCCCGGCGTTGGAATCTTACTCTGGAAAAAAAGCAGGAGTCGATTTCGGTGTATGCAATAATCCGGAATTCCTGCGTGAAGGAACGGCCGTATTCGATTATTACAATCCGCCCAAAACTGTGATCGGCGAGAGTGACACAAAAGCCGGTGAGTTATTGATGCAGCTTTACGAAAAAATGACCGCACCGCTTATTCGAACCGCAGTCGAAACAGCAGAAATGGTTAAATATGCGGATAATACGTGGCACGCCGTTAAAGTGGCATTTGCCAATGAAATCGGCAATCTCTGCAAGGCAGAGGGTATTGATGGCCACAGGGTGATGGAGATTTTTTGTCAGGATACAAAACTGAATCTGTCTCCATACTACATGAAACCGGGGTTCGCTTTCGGCGGTTCGTGCCTGCCGAAGGACGTGCGTGCTTTGATGTATAAAGGCAAGAGCCTGGATATGGACTTACCGCTTATCAACGCCATTCTGCCGTCAAACCAGCGGCAGATTGAAAAAGGCATCAAAATGATCGTCGAAAAAGGGCACAGAAAAATCGGTATTCTGGGATTTTCTTTCAAAGCGGGCACTGACGATTTGCGTGAATCGCCCCTTGTTCAAGTCATCGAATACTTGATTGGCAAGGGGTATGAGCTCAAGCTATACGATAAAAATGTGAACTTGGCGGCTCTGACCGGCGCGAATCAGGATTATATTTTGAATCACATTCCGCATATCTCTAAATTAATGGCTTCCTCGCTGGATGAAGTGCTTAATTTTGCGCAAACCATCGTTATTGGCAACGGTGCAGCGGAGTTCCGCAGTGTACCGGCTGAAATAAAGCCCGGGCAAGTGGTGGTGGATTTGGTCCGGATCGTACCTCATTCAAGTGGAGAGGGCTATGATGGAATTTGCTGGTAA
- a CDS encoding alginate lyase family protein — protein MGLPEIGYRIRQAVQTKAELLTVKWMRRPPSPDCSRFGKAWLNPLPRSMDSALYRAAADRVLAGYYDVFALCNVQLGFPPQWSRDPKTGIEAPLVLGKTLDYRDECLVGDIKYLWEPNRHLHLTTLAQAYHLSGDMRYAQGVQLLLDSWFEQCPYPFGVNWTSSLELAIRLVNWSFTWHLLGGKTSSLFNSDSGQRFKRRWLDSIYQHSHFIASYLSRHSSANNHLFGELMGLFVAAITWPCWSESGRWQQQAYAELEIEALKQNAPDGVNREQAVYYQHEVVDMMLICWLVGRSNGIQFSQDFIGRLERMLEFIASLMDISGAVPMIGDADGALMVHWSKESDWHVYRSLLATGAVLFKRTDFKAKAKYFDDKSCWLLGDDAKYTFDALVPSENRSAVQREFPEGGYFILGNKLDTTDEIRIVADAGPLGYLSIAAHGHADALSFTLSVAGHALLIDPGTYAFHTQKKWRDYFRGTSAHNTVRVDGVDQSEPGGNFMWLRQANVRCERWESDQERDCLIGSHDGYTRLPDPVIHRRTIEFLKNEGIIRVEDAFECTQEHTIELNWHFAEMCEVRIESCQVQAAVANVNMQMTMPDSACKPELMHGRDEPPSGWVSRRFDEKMPTSTIMWREKITGAAKRVTILRITID, from the coding sequence ATGGGATTACCTGAAATTGGTTATCGTATTCGCCAAGCTGTTCAGACCAAAGCGGAATTGCTGACCGTCAAGTGGATGCGGCGACCCCCTTCGCCGGATTGTTCGCGCTTCGGTAAGGCCTGGCTGAATCCGCTGCCGCGCAGTATGGATTCCGCGCTCTATCGTGCCGCGGCGGATCGGGTGCTAGCCGGATATTACGATGTTTTTGCTCTGTGTAACGTCCAGTTAGGTTTTCCGCCACAGTGGAGCCGCGATCCCAAGACAGGTATCGAAGCGCCACTGGTATTGGGTAAAACGCTGGATTATCGCGATGAATGCTTGGTCGGTGATATCAAGTATCTCTGGGAACCTAATCGCCACCTTCATCTGACGACACTCGCGCAAGCTTATCATTTGAGCGGCGACATGCGTTACGCGCAAGGTGTGCAGTTGTTGCTTGATTCATGGTTTGAACAATGCCCGTACCCGTTCGGGGTGAATTGGACCAGCTCGCTTGAATTAGCCATACGGCTTGTCAATTGGTCGTTTACGTGGCATTTGCTGGGTGGCAAAACCAGTTCTTTATTTAATTCCGACAGCGGGCAACGTTTTAAGCGCCGTTGGCTGGACAGTATCTATCAGCACAGTCATTTTATCGCCAGCTATCTGTCACGGCACTCGTCGGCTAATAATCATCTCTTCGGTGAGTTGATGGGGTTATTTGTCGCGGCAATTACCTGGCCTTGCTGGTCAGAAAGTGGTCGTTGGCAGCAGCAGGCTTACGCTGAACTTGAAATTGAAGCGCTTAAACAGAATGCACCTGACGGTGTCAATCGTGAGCAAGCGGTTTATTATCAGCATGAAGTAGTCGACATGATGCTGATTTGCTGGTTGGTTGGTCGCTCGAATGGCATTCAGTTTTCTCAAGACTTTATTGGCCGGCTGGAACGAATGCTGGAATTTATCGCATCGCTGATGGATATTTCCGGTGCTGTTCCCATGATCGGCGATGCCGATGGTGCGTTAATGGTGCATTGGAGTAAAGAAAGCGATTGGCATGTTTATCGTTCGCTGCTGGCAACGGGTGCGGTATTGTTTAAGCGGACTGATTTCAAAGCTAAGGCAAAATATTTCGACGATAAAAGTTGCTGGCTGCTGGGCGATGACGCCAAATACACATTCGATGCATTGGTGCCAAGTGAAAATCGATCAGCAGTGCAACGGGAATTTCCCGAGGGCGGCTATTTTATTCTCGGCAATAAACTCGACACCACCGATGAAATTCGCATCGTCGCTGATGCCGGGCCACTCGGTTATCTTTCTATCGCCGCGCACGGCCATGCCGATGCATTGTCGTTTACTTTGTCGGTGGCAGGTCACGCACTGTTGATTGATCCCGGCACTTATGCATTTCATACGCAGAAAAAGTGGCGTGATTATTTTCGCGGTACCTCGGCGCACAATACCGTGCGCGTTGATGGGGTCGATCAATCCGAGCCGGGTGGCAATTTTATGTGGTTGCGCCAGGCGAATGTACGCTGTGAGCGCTGGGAAAGCGATCAGGAGAGAGATTGTCTGATCGGGAGTCATGACGGTTATACGCGTCTGCCCGATCCGGTCATTCATCGCAGAACGATAGAATTCCTGAAGAATGAGGGGATCATCCGGGTGGAAGATGCTTTTGAATGCACTCAAGAACACACGATTGAACTTAACTGGCATTTTGCCGAAATGTGCGAAGTGCGGATTGAATCGTGCCAAGTACAAGCGGCAGTGGCCAATGTCAACATGCAAATGACGATGCCGGATAGTGCTTGCAAACCGGAATTGATGCATGGCAGAGATGAGCCGCCGTCCGGTTGGGTATCTCGCCGCTTTGATGAAAAAATGCCGACGTCGACGATTATGTGGCGGGAGAAAATCACTGGTGCGGCGAAAAGGGTGACGATTTTACGGATTACAATAGATTAA
- the asnB gene encoding asparagine synthase (glutamine-hydrolyzing), whose product MCGIAGFIGPFKNSDSIDILRSMSAAITHRGPDDDGFLEAATRDGRYQIGLAHRRLSIIDLSTGHQPMGNEDGSIQVIFNGEIYNFHSLRDELIALGHHFATNSDTETIVHAYEQWGERCVEYFRGMFAFAVWDSPKERLFLARDRFGKKPLFLCETHGILLFASEIKAILTFPGIKAEVDTAAVWDYFAYRYVPAPATLFRGIRKLMPGRYAIWEKGVLTEKNYYHPPDREVFVDTSIPADPVGAFLEVLDQAVNIRMIADVPFGAFLSGGIDSSAVVGLMSHHSVQPVKTFSVGFSEASYSELGYAKTIAQQFKTDHHELVVSQEHLMQHLPDLVRFRDAPVAEPSDIPVYLLAKEARKTVKMVLTGEGSDEFLGGYPKHVYERYAGWYQTIPGFMRHGLLEPLVQALPYRFRRAKTAIVNLGLERFEERMPRWFGALSDTERTHLIALSQPADRASGVQFDSPSANSALRRILYFDQTSWLPDNLLERGDRMTMAASLEARMPFMDHELAAFVSSLPDKYRVRGHTTKWILREAMKRLLPPTILERPKVGFRVPVNEWFQGSMREYLYEHLKSSTSLTKEYYQPAALEKILTDHVTGRQNHEKLLWSMLNLEIWHRQYLK is encoded by the coding sequence ATGTGCGGTATTGCCGGCTTTATCGGGCCTTTCAAAAATAGCGATTCAATCGATATTCTACGCAGTATGTCTGCGGCCATTACCCATCGTGGGCCCGATGACGATGGTTTTTTGGAAGCCGCTACACGGGATGGCCGCTACCAGATTGGCTTGGCTCATCGCCGCCTTTCGATTATTGACCTTTCTACCGGCCATCAACCCATGGGAAATGAAGATGGTTCGATTCAAGTGATATTTAATGGTGAGATTTATAACTTCCATTCGCTGCGCGATGAATTAATTGCGCTGGGTCATCATTTCGCAACCAATTCCGACACTGAAACCATTGTTCATGCGTATGAACAATGGGGGGAACGCTGTGTAGAATATTTTCGCGGCATGTTTGCTTTTGCCGTTTGGGATAGTCCCAAAGAACGTCTATTTTTGGCACGCGACCGCTTCGGTAAGAAACCGCTATTTTTGTGCGAAACTCACGGTATTCTGTTGTTCGCTTCCGAGATCAAGGCTATTTTGACTTTTCCCGGAATCAAAGCCGAGGTAGATACAGCGGCCGTATGGGATTATTTTGCTTACCGCTATGTTCCCGCTCCGGCAACGTTATTTCGCGGTATCCGTAAGCTTATGCCGGGTCGTTATGCGATTTGGGAAAAAGGGGTATTGACCGAGAAAAATTATTACCACCCTCCTGATCGAGAAGTTTTTGTCGATACCTCAATCCCGGCAGACCCCGTAGGTGCTTTTCTTGAGGTACTCGACCAAGCCGTGAATATTCGCATGATCGCGGATGTTCCGTTTGGAGCATTTTTATCCGGAGGTATAGATTCATCGGCGGTAGTTGGCCTTATGTCCCACCATTCCGTGCAACCGGTCAAAACTTTTTCCGTGGGATTCTCCGAAGCCAGTTACAGCGAGCTGGGCTATGCTAAGACTATCGCGCAGCAGTTTAAGACCGATCATCATGAGTTGGTGGTTTCGCAGGAACATCTCATGCAACATTTGCCGGACTTGGTGCGTTTCCGTGATGCTCCAGTGGCCGAGCCATCGGATATTCCGGTTTATCTGCTGGCGAAAGAAGCAAGGAAAACGGTTAAAATGGTGCTGACTGGTGAAGGGTCGGATGAATTCCTGGGTGGATATCCAAAGCATGTATATGAACGCTATGCCGGATGGTATCAGACGATACCGGGTTTTATGCGTCATGGATTATTGGAACCTTTGGTGCAGGCGCTGCCTTACCGCTTCCGGCGAGCCAAAACGGCAATCGTTAACTTGGGATTGGAGCGGTTTGAAGAGCGGATGCCGCGCTGGTTTGGTGCTTTGTCTGACACTGAGCGCACGCATTTGATTGCCTTGTCCCAACCTGCAGATCGTGCAAGTGGAGTGCAATTTGATTCACCTTCTGCAAACAGCGCGTTGCGCCGTATTTTGTATTTCGACCAGACGAGTTGGCTGCCGGATAACTTACTTGAACGCGGAGACAGGATGACGATGGCGGCCTCTTTGGAGGCGCGTATGCCTTTTATGGACCATGAGCTGGCTGCATTTGTGTCAAGTTTGCCGGATAAATACCGGGTGCGCGGGCATACGACCAAATGGATATTGCGCGAGGCGATGAAGCGATTGCTGCCACCTACCATTTTAGAGCGCCCCAAAGTAGGTTTCCGTGTACCGGTTAACGAATGGTTCCAAGGCTCCATGCGGGAATATCTTTATGAGCATTTGAAGAGTTCCACATCATTGACCAAAGAATATTACCAGCCTGCGGCGCTCGAGAAAATTCTGACTGACCATGTGACCGGTCGTCAAAATCACGAAAAGCTGCTGTGGAGCATGCTTAATCTGGAAATCTGGCATCGTCAGTATCTGAAATAA